The following coding sequences lie in one Flagellimonas eckloniae genomic window:
- a CDS encoding NAD(P)/FAD-dependent oxidoreductase: MELSYWEYKTWLSNIDFTIIGSGIVGLSCAYTLKERFPKSKILVLEKGALPQGASTKNAGFACFGSISELLSDLKTHAEEQVFDLVKQRWEGIQVLRSLLGDTTIDFQQEGGHELFLKKDMALFEDCRENITHLNKLLKPIFGADPFRKSKNIFGFENINENYITHSFEGQLDTGKMMGALLQKCLEKGIYVLNGIAVEAIEDLESKVVLKTSNFEFETKKVCIATNGFASQFLKTENVKPARAQVLITKPIKDLKIKGTFHFDEGYYYFRNIDNRILFGGGRNLDFTTEQTDRFGQTEIVQNELEKLLKTVILPRQQVEIDRRWSGIMGVGPQKTPIVKQLSNNIYCGVRLGGMGIALGSLLGKELAELTY; the protein is encoded by the coding sequence ATGGAACTGAGCTATTGGGAATACAAAACCTGGTTGTCCAATATAGATTTTACTATAATTGGCAGTGGTATAGTAGGGCTTAGTTGTGCATATACTCTTAAGGAACGTTTCCCAAAAAGCAAGATTTTAGTTCTGGAAAAAGGTGCTTTGCCACAAGGGGCAAGCACAAAAAACGCTGGGTTTGCATGTTTTGGCAGTATTTCTGAGCTGTTGTCCGATTTAAAGACACACGCGGAAGAGCAAGTATTTGACTTGGTTAAACAGCGTTGGGAGGGCATACAAGTACTTCGTAGTTTATTGGGCGATACTACTATTGATTTCCAACAAGAGGGAGGACACGAGCTTTTTTTGAAAAAGGACATGGCCTTATTTGAGGATTGTAGAGAGAACATAACGCACCTGAATAAATTACTAAAACCCATTTTTGGAGCTGATCCTTTTAGGAAAAGCAAAAATATTTTTGGATTTGAAAACATCAACGAAAATTATATTACCCATAGTTTTGAAGGTCAGTTGGATACTGGAAAAATGATGGGAGCATTACTTCAAAAATGCCTTGAAAAAGGAATATATGTTCTTAATGGTATTGCCGTTGAAGCTATTGAAGATTTGGAAAGCAAAGTGGTTTTAAAAACTTCCAACTTTGAATTTGAAACAAAAAAAGTATGCATTGCAACCAATGGATTTGCTTCACAGTTTTTAAAAACGGAAAACGTAAAACCAGCAAGAGCCCAGGTTTTGATTACCAAGCCAATCAAAGACCTTAAAATAAAAGGCACTTTTCACTTTGATGAAGGGTATTACTATTTCCGAAATATTGACAATCGCATTCTTTTTGGAGGTGGACGAAATCTTGATTTTACAACAGAACAGACCGATAGATTTGGACAGACTGAAATAGTTCAAAATGAACTTGAAAAACTGCTCAAAACAGTTATTTTGCCTAGGCAACAAGTTGAAATTGACCGTCGCTGGAGCGGAATAATGGGGGTTGGGCCACAAAAAACTCCAATTGTAAAGCAACTTTCCAATAACATATATTGTGGAGTTCGCTTAGGAGGAATGGGTATTGCTCTGGGGAGTTTATTAGGAAAAGAGCTAGCAGAATTGACGTATTAA
- the accC gene encoding acetyl-CoA carboxylase biotin carboxylase subunit, translating into MFKKILIANRGEIALRIIRTCKEMGIKTVAVYSKADEESLHVRFADEAVCIGPAPSHESYLKIPNIIAAAEITNADAIHPGYGFLSENSKFSKICAEHEIKFIGASGEQIDKMGDKATAKETMKKAGVPTIPGSEGLLKDVTDAKKIAKKMGYPVMIKATAGGGGKGMRAVWSENEMESHFESAVQEATAAFGNGGMYMEKLIEEPRHIEIQIVGDQYGKACHLSERDCSVQRRHQKLTEETPSPFMTDSLRDDMGKAAVKAAEFIKYEGAGTVEFLVDKHRNFYFMEMNTRIQVEHPITEQVVDYDLIREQILVAGGVPISGKNYLPKLHSIECRINAEDPFNDFRPSPGKITTLHTPGGHGVRLDTHVYSGYMIPPNYDSMIAKLITTAQTREEAINKMRRALDEFVIEGVKTTIPFHRQLMDHPDYLAGNYTTKFMEDFEIDPKYLD; encoded by the coding sequence ATGTTTAAAAAAATATTGATTGCAAATAGGGGAGAAATAGCACTCCGTATCATACGCACGTGCAAGGAAATGGGCATCAAAACAGTAGCGGTATACTCCAAGGCAGATGAGGAGAGCCTACATGTTAGATTTGCTGATGAGGCCGTTTGTATTGGGCCCGCACCAAGCCATGAATCCTATTTAAAGATTCCAAATATTATTGCAGCTGCAGAAATCACAAATGCGGATGCCATCCATCCAGGATATGGATTCCTTTCAGAAAATTCCAAATTCTCCAAGATTTGTGCGGAACACGAAATTAAATTTATAGGAGCTTCTGGAGAACAAATTGATAAAATGGGAGACAAGGCCACGGCCAAGGAAACCATGAAAAAAGCTGGAGTACCAACAATTCCAGGTTCTGAAGGATTATTGAAAGATGTTACTGATGCAAAAAAAATAGCCAAAAAGATGGGCTATCCGGTAATGATAAAAGCCACTGCCGGTGGAGGAGGAAAAGGAATGCGTGCTGTCTGGTCTGAGAATGAAATGGAAAGTCATTTTGAGAGCGCTGTACAAGAAGCCACTGCAGCATTTGGCAATGGCGGAATGTACATGGAAAAATTAATTGAGGAGCCCCGTCATATTGAAATTCAAATTGTTGGAGATCAGTATGGAAAAGCTTGTCATCTTTCGGAGCGGGATTGTTCCGTTCAACGCAGGCACCAAAAACTTACGGAAGAAACACCATCGCCATTTATGACGGACTCTCTTCGTGATGATATGGGAAAAGCAGCAGTAAAAGCAGCTGAGTTTATAAAATATGAAGGTGCAGGCACAGTAGAATTTTTGGTTGATAAGCATCGGAATTTCTACTTTATGGAGATGAACACACGTATTCAGGTGGAACATCCTATTACGGAGCAAGTAGTAGATTATGATTTGATTCGGGAACAGATCTTGGTTGCAGGAGGTGTTCCAATTTCAGGAAAAAATTATCTGCCCAAACTACATTCCATTGAATGTAGAATCAATGCCGAGGACCCTTTTAATGATTTTAGGCCTTCCCCAGGTAAAATTACTACCCTCCATACTCCAGGTGGACACGGCGTACGATTAGATACTCATGTATATAGTGGCTATATGATTCCACCAAATTACGACTCCATGATTGCCAAATTGATAACCACGGCACAGACAAGGGAGGAAGCCATTAATAAAATGCGAAGGGCTCTTGACGAATTTGTGATAGAAGGCGTAAAAACTACTATTCCATTTCACAGACAGTTAATGGATCATCCCGATTATTTGGCGGGAAATTATACCACCAAGTTTATGGAAGATTTTGAAATAGACCCAAAATATTTAGATTAA